Proteins encoded in a region of the Mercenaria mercenaria strain notata chromosome 1, MADL_Memer_1, whole genome shotgun sequence genome:
- the LOC123544083 gene encoding calmodulin-A-like isoform X2, giving the protein MEDYFWITVPKKLKEFRLRFNVYDQDDDGIITVNELLTVLREMGQNVTKADLKEMMRAVELGSKHDIHFDEFLMMVANKEACEENVQEVKEAFKVFDNGKGYISVRDLRTIMLSMGERLTDEEVDEMIQEATVKDGNIKISDFITVLCR; this is encoded by the exons AATTTCGACTTCGATTTAACGTATACGATCAAGATGACGATGGTATTATAACTGTTAATGAACTTCTAACAGTTCTGAGGGAGATGGGACAAAATGTGACCAAAGCTGACCTTAAAGAAATGATGCGAGCTGTGGAACTGGGCA GTAAACATGATATACATTTCGACGAGTTTCTGATGATGGTAGCAAACAAAGAGGCATGTGAAGAGAATGTACAAGAAGTGAAAGAAGCTTTCAAG GTTTTCGACAATGGTAAAGGTTATATAAGTGTACGAGACCTTAGGACCATCATGCTCAGCATGGGAGAGCGTCTGACAGACGAGGAAGTGGATGAAATGATACAAGAGGCCACTGTTAAAGACgggaatattaaaatatctg ATTTCATAACAGTTTTGTGTcggtaa
- the LOC123544083 gene encoding neo-calmodulin-like isoform X1 produces the protein MEDYFWITVPKKLKEFRLRFNVYDQDDDGIITVNELLTVLREMGQNVTKADLKEMMRAVELGSKHDIHFDEFLMMVANKEACEENVQEVKEAFKVFDNGKGYISVRDLRTIMLSMGERLTDEEVDEMIQEATVKDGNIKISGKYIFHNSFVSVTENEKTQY, from the exons AATTTCGACTTCGATTTAACGTATACGATCAAGATGACGATGGTATTATAACTGTTAATGAACTTCTAACAGTTCTGAGGGAGATGGGACAAAATGTGACCAAAGCTGACCTTAAAGAAATGATGCGAGCTGTGGAACTGGGCA GTAAACATGATATACATTTCGACGAGTTTCTGATGATGGTAGCAAACAAAGAGGCATGTGAAGAGAATGTACAAGAAGTGAAAGAAGCTTTCAAG GTTTTCGACAATGGTAAAGGTTATATAAGTGTACGAGACCTTAGGACCATCATGCTCAGCATGGGAGAGCGTCTGACAGACGAGGAAGTGGATGAAATGATACAAGAGGCCACTGTTAAAGACgggaatattaaaatatctggtAAATATAT ATTTCATAACAGTTTTGTGTcggtaacagaaaatgaaaagacGCAATATTAA